The following are from one region of the Abyssicoccus albus genome:
- a CDS encoding AbrB/MazE/SpoVT family DNA-binding domain-containing protein, translating to MKSTGIVRKVDELGRVVIPIELRRILDIEVKDPLEIYTDKDTIIFKKYAPVNSCAITGEVSSDNVTVADGKLTLSKEGADKLIEELQNAFTNK from the coding sequence ATGAAGTCAACAGGTATTGTAAGAAAAGTAGACGAATTAGGAAGAGTTGTTATTCCGATTGAATTACGTCGCATATTAGATATAGAAGTAAAAGATCCTTTAGAAATTTATACCGATAAAGATACAATCATCTTTAAAAAATATGCACCCGTGAACTCTTGTGCAATCACAGGTGAAGTATCTTCAGACAACGTTACAGTTGCTGACGGTAAACTGACACTTTCAAAAGAAGGCGCAGATAAATTAATTGAAGAGCTACAAAATGCTTTTACAAATAAATAA
- the rsmI gene encoding 16S rRNA (cytidine(1402)-2'-O)-methyltransferase gives MTLFLVPTPIGNLQDMTYRAVQVLTEVDYILAEDTRNSIHLLKHYNINTPLKSYHDFNKEKIEDSIISDLTAGLNVGLISDAGMPLISDPGYELVRRCRMESISVTPLPGANAALTALIGSGLPSFQFMFLGFIPKKKNEKFEVIKSALESDKTSIFYESPYRIKSTIELIAELEEDRDISIGRELTKKFEQIEHGLSSDLLKKMNDGEIKEKGEFVLIISPGDTNASTEYDMSIEDHVNLIIDQEGIKPKKAIKEVARLRDMKASEVYDIYHQV, from the coding sequence ATGACTTTATTTTTAGTACCGACACCGATCGGAAACCTACAAGATATGACGTATCGAGCCGTTCAAGTTTTAACTGAGGTAGACTACATACTCGCAGAGGATACTAGAAACTCAATTCACCTTTTGAAGCATTATAATATTAATACACCACTTAAAAGTTATCATGATTTTAACAAAGAAAAGATTGAAGACTCAATTATCTCAGATTTAACAGCAGGATTAAATGTTGGATTAATCAGTGATGCTGGAATGCCATTAATCTCTGATCCTGGTTACGAACTTGTCAGAAGATGTCGAATGGAGAGTATTTCAGTGACGCCATTACCAGGTGCAAATGCTGCACTGACTGCATTGATTGGATCCGGCCTTCCAAGTTTTCAGTTTATGTTTTTAGGATTCATACCAAAGAAAAAGAATGAGAAATTTGAAGTGATAAAATCTGCACTTGAGAGTGATAAAACTTCGATTTTTTATGAATCTCCATATCGAATAAAATCAACAATAGAATTAATTGCCGAACTAGAGGAAGATAGAGATATTTCGATCGGCAGAGAGTTAACTAAAAAATTCGAACAAATAGAACATGGATTAAGTAGTGACCTATTAAAGAAAATGAATGATGGTGAGATTAAAGAAAAAGGGGAATTTGTATTGATCATATCACCCGGGGATACGAATGCATCGACAGAATATGACATGTCAATTGAAGATCATGTTAATCTAATTATAGATCAAGAGGGTATCAAACCGAAAAAAGCAATTAAAGAAGTTGCCAGATTGCGAGATATGAAAGCAAGTGAAGTGTATGATATATATCATCAAGTATAA
- a CDS encoding GIY-YIG nuclease family protein, producing the protein MANHYVYIVRCNDSSLYTGYTTDVTERVKKHNVGLGAKYTRNRRPVTIVYQEVFDDKRQAMSREYAIKQLTRKQKLNLIRSIE; encoded by the coding sequence ATGGCTAACCATTACGTATATATTGTAAGATGTAATGATTCGTCATTGTATACCGGGTATACGACAGATGTGACAGAACGTGTTAAAAAACATAATGTAGGACTTGGTGCAAAATATACACGTAATCGGCGACCAGTAACGATTGTTTATCAAGAGGTATTTGATGATAAGCGACAAGCAATGAGTAGAGAATATGCCATAAAACAATTGACAAGAAAGCAAAAATTAAACCTCATAAGGAGTATCGAATGA
- a CDS encoding tRNA1(Val) (adenine(37)-N6)-methyltransferase, with product MVNIHERIDYLQREQLKIIQDDRYFNYGVDALILSYFVQFTKRDKVIYDLCTGQGIVPLLLTTKIKQQQLDTHITGIEIQQELADLATRSVQLNELERCITIKQQDVLDLPKQLEHSSVDMITVNPPYFTANQSFQHHNKHHRIARHEIAIRLEELFKVMKYILKNKGVVYMIHRTERLDDIISTGRQYNINIKEIHPIYSSRASDESLLSVIKFVMNGKSNIKMSKPFYIYDESGEYSKEMMDIYYG from the coding sequence ATGGTTAATATCCACGAAAGAATAGATTATTTACAACGTGAGCAATTAAAAATCATTCAAGATGATCGATATTTCAATTACGGTGTGGATGCACTTATTTTGTCTTATTTTGTACAGTTTACAAAGCGTGACAAAGTCATATATGATTTGTGCACTGGTCAGGGAATTGTGCCATTGCTATTGACTACAAAAATAAAGCAACAGCAATTGGATACACATATCACTGGCATTGAAATTCAACAGGAACTTGCTGACCTTGCAACGAGATCAGTGCAATTAAATGAATTAGAACGATGCATTACGATTAAACAACAAGACGTGTTAGACCTTCCAAAACAACTAGAACATTCCTCAGTCGATATGATTACAGTGAATCCTCCTTATTTTACAGCGAATCAATCCTTTCAACACCATAATAAACATCACCGTATAGCACGGCATGAAATTGCAATACGATTAGAGGAATTGTTTAAGGTGATGAAATATATACTGAAAAATAAAGGTGTTGTGTATATGATTCACAGAACTGAACGTTTGGATGATATTATATCAACAGGTAGGCAATACAATATAAATATAAAAGAAATACACCCAATTTATTCATCACGAGCAAGTGATGAAAGTTTATTAAGTGTGATAAAGTTTGTTATGAATGGTAAATCAAATATTAAGATGAGCAAACCATTCTATATATATGATGAATCTGGTGAATATTCGAAAGAAATGATGGATATTTATTATGGCTAA
- a CDS encoding initiation-control protein YabA, producing MNKNELYEKLNQLESAKDVITSEFGNVQKLIDELIEENIILKAQVKHYEELLSQNDDSITEPKESGQTSVELLQSLYEQGFHICNVSFGEHRRGGDCLFCEKFFEQLSGDDLNG from the coding sequence ATGAATAAAAATGAGTTATATGAAAAGTTAAATCAACTAGAATCAGCAAAAGATGTGATAACTAGTGAGTTTGGCAATGTCCAAAAATTAATCGATGAACTGATTGAAGAAAATATTATTTTAAAAGCGCAAGTGAAACACTATGAAGAGTTGTTAAGTCAGAATGATGATAGTATAACTGAACCAAAAGAATCAGGACAGACATCGGTTGAGTTATTACAGTCACTGTATGAACAAGGTTTCCATATATGTAATGTATCATTCGGTGAACATCGTCGTGGTGGTGATTGCTTATTTTGTGAGAAGTTTTTTGAACAACTAAGTGGGGATGACTTAAATGGTTAA
- a CDS encoding stage 0 sporulation family protein, whose product MSNRETVEIIAVKVNNRGKRIYLQPNKQYQLQDEVVFKSQRGLEIGTVVQVNRIVNVEDITLPIPTVERDVTEEDQKTRDENYEKEHQAYEICKALIKTHQLQMKLVSCEYTLDCNKVIFNFTAEERIDFRALVRDLARALKIRIELRQIGLRDKARMLGGVGPCGRTLCCSTFLSDFEPVSIKMAKDQDLSLNPSKISGACGRLMCCLKYENDYYEAVKMKMPDIGERVETIHGAGKVINIDILKMKYMIKDDNDMTYIISIEEEVTV is encoded by the coding sequence ATGTCTAATCGTGAGACCGTTGAGATTATTGCTGTCAAAGTAAATAATCGAGGTAAAAGAATTTATTTACAACCGAATAAACAATATCAATTGCAAGATGAGGTCGTATTTAAGAGTCAACGTGGTCTCGAAATCGGTACTGTTGTACAGGTCAACAGAATCGTAAATGTTGAAGATATTACATTACCTATTCCAACTGTAGAGCGTGATGTGACGGAGGAAGATCAAAAAACACGAGATGAAAATTACGAAAAAGAGCATCAAGCATATGAAATATGTAAAGCACTGATTAAAACTCATCAATTACAGATGAAACTTGTGTCATGCGAATATACATTGGATTGCAATAAGGTGATCTTTAACTTCACAGCTGAAGAACGTATAGATTTCAGAGCGTTAGTGAGAGATTTAGCACGTGCATTGAAAATTCGAATTGAATTAAGACAAATTGGTTTACGTGACAAAGCAAGAATGCTTGGTGGTGTTGGCCCATGTGGTAGAACTTTATGCTGTTCAACATTTTTAAGCGATTTTGAACCAGTATCCATTAAAATGGCAAAAGATCAAGACTTATCATTAAATCCTTCTAAGATTTCAGGTGCATGTGGAAGGCTAATGTGCTGCTTGAAATATGAAAATGATTACTATGAAGCTGTTAAAATGAAGATGCCAGATATCGGTGAGCGTGTCGAAACAATTCATGGCGCGGGTAAGGTGATTAATATAGATATTTTGAAGATGAAGTACATGATTAAAGATGATAATGACATGACATATATCATCTCTATAGAAGAAGAGGTTACAGTTTAG
- a CDS encoding DNA polymerase III subunit delta', with product MSLRTDSFRLAKRNNKLSHAFIFHGTSYDVMMEEAMAVSKVILGEDQLTESKVSSLNHPDLYRLVPTEDKINKEDIDDLLHQMNRKPTESENKVYIIGAFDKLSVYNQNRLLKFIEEPPNNTYAILVTTNLTNLLPTIQSRCQLIYFSEIDYTSISDQLKREDVPDKDIQILSRSIKTVHEGESVLAEGIDLKSLHQVVQKMTTQLFNRDLDVLLTLNEMYKISTKGLIVHYTLNVMHLIVSEQLKSEISVSGDEIFSTSYLQSLHHEKSTEIALLISDHIDEGRKKLASNVSGKLVLEQIIYQVVKGR from the coding sequence ATGAGTTTGCGTACAGATTCATTTCGGTTAGCCAAAAGAAATAATAAACTAAGTCATGCGTTTATTTTTCATGGAACAAGCTATGATGTGATGATGGAAGAGGCAATGGCGGTCTCAAAAGTGATACTTGGTGAAGATCAATTAACTGAGAGCAAAGTTTCCTCTTTGAATCATCCGGACTTATACCGTTTAGTTCCTACTGAAGACAAAATCAATAAAGAAGATATAGATGATTTATTGCATCAAATGAACCGAAAGCCAACTGAAAGTGAAAATAAAGTATATATCATTGGCGCATTCGATAAACTTTCTGTATATAATCAAAATAGGTTATTAAAATTTATTGAAGAACCGCCAAACAACACATATGCAATTCTTGTGACAACAAATTTGACCAATCTTCTACCTACGATACAATCGAGATGTCAACTCATTTATTTTTCAGAAATAGACTATACGTCTATTTCTGATCAGCTAAAAAGAGAAGATGTACCGGATAAAGATATTCAAATTTTATCACGCTCAATTAAAACAGTGCATGAAGGAGAATCTGTTCTGGCTGAAGGTATAGACTTAAAAAGTTTGCATCAAGTTGTCCAGAAAATGACAACTCAATTATTTAACCGAGATTTAGATGTACTATTAACACTAAATGAGATGTATAAGATTTCTACTAAAGGACTCATTGTACATTATACATTAAATGTCATGCATTTGATTGTTTCAGAACAATTAAAATCTGAAATCTCAGTATCTGGAGATGAGATATTCTCGACTTCGTATTTGCAATCACTTCATCATGAGAAATCAACAGAGATTGCGCTATTGATTTCAGATCATATTGATGAAGGACGAAAAAAGCTCGCTTCTAATGTAAGCGGAAAACTAGTGTTAGAACAGATTATATACCAAGTTGTAAAAGGGAGATAA
- a CDS encoding cyclic-di-AMP receptor: MKMVIAIVQDQDSGILSDKLMEHNFRATKLSTTGGFLRAGNTTFMCGVNDDRVDFLLNLIKDTCGNREQMVAPVTPMGGNADSYVPFPVEVEVGGATVFVLPVEHYNQY, translated from the coding sequence ATGAAGATGGTTATCGCAATTGTTCAAGACCAAGATAGCGGTATTTTATCAGATAAATTAATGGAGCATAATTTTAGAGCGACGAAATTATCTACAACCGGTGGATTTTTACGTGCAGGAAATACTACATTTATGTGTGGTGTTAATGATGATCGTGTTGATTTCTTATTGAACTTAATTAAAGATACATGTGGAAATCGTGAGCAAATGGTCGCTCCTGTTACGCCGATGGGTGGCAATGCTGACAGTTATGTACCATTCCCAGTAGAAGTAGAAGTTGGTGGTGCAACAGTATTTGTTTTACCTGTTGAACACTATAATCAATATTAG
- the tmk gene encoding dTMP kinase, translating into MSVNNFITFEGGEGAGKTTVIHHIKQRLEELGYNVITTREPGGVELAEKIRDVILGHNIDMDDRTEAILFAASRREHLVKKVKPFLDEGYIVLCDRFIDSSLAYQGYARGIGIDEVLTLNSFSIEDCMPQLTLWLDIDSQIGLNRIKSNEREMNRLDHEAIHFHEMVRKGYDIIYQQFPERIKKIDAAQTVEAVVTDCMSNIIKVINK; encoded by the coding sequence ATGTCCGTAAATAATTTCATAACATTTGAAGGTGGAGAAGGTGCTGGTAAGACGACAGTGATTCATCATATTAAACAACGGTTAGAGGAACTAGGATACAACGTAATTACAACTAGAGAGCCTGGTGGTGTAGAATTAGCTGAGAAAATACGTGATGTCATATTAGGTCATAACATTGATATGGATGATCGGACAGAAGCGATATTGTTTGCCGCGAGTCGAAGAGAACATCTAGTAAAGAAAGTAAAACCATTTTTAGATGAAGGGTATATTGTATTATGTGATCGATTTATTGATAGTTCATTAGCGTACCAAGGTTATGCGCGAGGAATTGGAATCGATGAAGTATTAACGCTTAATTCATTTAGTATTGAAGATTGTATGCCACAACTCACTTTATGGTTAGATATAGATTCTCAAATTGGATTAAATCGTATTAAATCGAATGAAAGAGAAATGAATCGTCTTGACCATGAAGCAATTCATTTTCATGAAATGGTGAGAAAAGGGTATGATATAATATATCAACAATTTCCTGAGCGTATTAAAAAAATTGATGCAGCTCAGACTGTCGAAGCAGTTGTAACAGATTGTATGTCTAATATAATTAAAGTGATTAATAAATAA